The Latilactobacillus sakei subsp. sakei DSM 20017 = JCM 1157 genome includes a window with the following:
- the hisS gene encoding histidine--tRNA ligase gives MGYQKPKGTADILPGESDQWQLVEKTARDVFARYQFKEIRTPLFESYDVFSRSSGDTSDIVSKEMYDFMDKGDRHIALRPEGTAGVVRAFVENKLYGPEHQKPYKVYYMGPMFRYERPQSGRQRQFHQIGVESFGSESPAVDVEVISMAMRLLREFKITDLKLAINTLGDAASRAAYHEALVNYLEPHFDELSDDSKVRLHKNPLRVLDSKDAKDQEIVKDAPVILDYLTDEAKVHFNTVKTLLESLNIPYEVDTEMVRGLDYYNHTIFEIMTNNKVLGRGYTTVLAGGRYNGLVEQLGGPDMPGVGFGLGVERLLLLMNAQNSDLVAAPVLDAYVVGIGAETSATTLHLVESLREAGLTADRDYLDRKPKAQFKTANKLNAQFVVTIGESELADKTAHVKDMTSGVEITVPLTMLEADFAAVKNELKAQEENA, from the coding sequence ATGGGTTATCAAAAGCCAAAAGGCACAGCCGATATTTTGCCAGGAGAATCAGATCAATGGCAACTTGTTGAAAAAACAGCGCGCGACGTTTTTGCGCGTTATCAATTTAAGGAAATCAGAACACCATTATTCGAAAGCTACGATGTCTTTTCACGAAGCTCAGGCGATACATCTGATATTGTCAGCAAAGAAATGTATGATTTCATGGATAAAGGGGATCGGCACATTGCGTTGCGCCCAGAAGGCACAGCCGGTGTTGTCCGCGCCTTTGTTGAAAACAAATTATATGGTCCTGAACATCAAAAACCTTACAAAGTGTATTACATGGGTCCTATGTTCCGTTATGAACGGCCACAATCAGGTCGGCAACGTCAATTCCACCAAATCGGCGTGGAATCATTTGGTTCTGAAAGCCCAGCAGTTGATGTTGAAGTCATCAGCATGGCAATGCGTCTGTTACGTGAATTTAAAATCACTGATTTGAAATTAGCGATTAATACACTGGGTGATGCTGCTAGTCGGGCTGCTTATCATGAAGCCTTAGTTAATTACTTAGAACCACATTTTGATGAACTGAGTGATGACTCTAAAGTTCGTCTACACAAGAATCCATTGCGGGTTCTTGATAGTAAAGATGCGAAAGATCAAGAAATTGTCAAAGATGCACCAGTCATTCTTGATTATTTAACGGATGAAGCCAAAGTGCATTTCAATACAGTGAAGACTTTATTAGAATCATTAAATATTCCATACGAAGTTGATACTGAAATGGTTCGTGGTTTGGATTATTATAACCACACCATCTTTGAAATCATGACGAACAATAAAGTCTTGGGTCGCGGCTATACAACGGTCTTAGCCGGTGGTCGTTACAATGGCTTAGTTGAACAATTAGGTGGTCCTGACATGCCAGGGGTTGGTTTTGGCCTTGGTGTTGAGCGCTTATTATTATTGATGAACGCTCAAAATAGTGACTTAGTAGCGGCACCTGTGTTAGACGCCTACGTGGTTGGCATCGGTGCTGAAACGAGTGCAACAACGCTCCACTTGGTTGAAAGCTTGCGGGAAGCTGGGTTGACAGCTGATCGTGATTATTTAGATCGGAAACCAAAAGCCCAATTTAAGACAGCCAATAAGTTAAACGCCCAATTTGTGGTGACAATTGGTGAATCAGAATTAGCTGATAAGACGGCCCACGTGAAGGATATGACCAGTGGTGTTGAAATCACAGTGCCATTGACGATGCTAGAAGCCGATTTTGCAGCAGTTAAAAATGAACTAAAAGCACAAGAGGAGAATGCATAA
- a CDS encoding N-acetylmuramoyl-L-alanine amidase, whose product MQKPLNWIKRYPAVLILFILVGVGLFATHVLATYQQITIKANVVNVRQGPGLSYDTMGQASKGEVMNVISQKNNWYQVRLSGDKIGWVASWLVNNTEVSATSNRVATVTNDFANVRQSSNASSPLLGKVNKGDKLTVLYQQNGWSQVKYNSAVGWVQSDLISISNEAPTAVQTDTKTDDSSSQSTSDIKSVTTQLDNTKLRSGPGVNYAYSQVYSANTKLTYLDKKDTWYKVKDADGNTGYVASWVVTPSAKNEVVKTSATSLSEATIVLDASHGGNDVGALSNSNKYEKTYTLKTVDAIAKKLKAAGANVVLTRSSDKFVDLAPRPALSNKLRADAFISIHFDSSAQSNQASGTTTYYYSNSKDTSLANALNNQIKSLPLTNRGVEYGNYQVLRDNERPSVLLEMGYINSDQDFNYISSSSYQEKVADAVYAGLQNYFK is encoded by the coding sequence ATGCAAAAACCTTTGAACTGGATAAAACGGTATCCTGCCGTTCTCATATTATTCATTCTAGTTGGTGTCGGTCTCTTCGCGACACACGTCCTTGCAACGTACCAACAAATTACCATTAAAGCAAACGTCGTTAATGTGCGCCAAGGACCCGGTCTTTCCTACGATACAATGGGCCAGGCAAGCAAAGGCGAAGTGATGAACGTCATTTCACAAAAGAATAACTGGTATCAAGTCCGCTTAAGTGGCGATAAAATTGGCTGGGTTGCCAGTTGGTTGGTCAATAATACGGAAGTCAGCGCAACCTCTAACCGGGTCGCAACTGTCACCAATGATTTTGCAAACGTCCGCCAAAGCAGCAATGCCAGCAGCCCCCTGTTAGGAAAAGTCAATAAAGGCGACAAGTTAACAGTTCTCTACCAACAAAACGGTTGGAGCCAAGTTAAATATAATTCAGCTGTGGGGTGGGTCCAAAGTGACCTGATTAGTATTTCTAACGAAGCACCAACAGCTGTTCAAACGGATACGAAAACAGATGATAGTAGCAGTCAATCCACTTCTGATATTAAATCCGTCACAACGCAACTGGATAATACTAAGTTGCGAAGCGGTCCTGGTGTCAACTACGCCTATTCTCAAGTCTATTCCGCCAACACGAAGCTAACGTATCTCGATAAGAAAGACACTTGGTACAAAGTTAAAGACGCGGACGGTAATACGGGTTATGTCGCCAGTTGGGTCGTCACCCCTTCTGCTAAGAACGAAGTCGTTAAAACAAGTGCTACCTCCCTTTCTGAGGCAACCATTGTTTTAGATGCCAGTCACGGTGGTAACGATGTTGGGGCGCTATCAAATAGTAATAAATACGAAAAGACTTATACGCTTAAGACCGTCGATGCGATTGCTAAGAAGTTAAAAGCCGCCGGCGCCAACGTTGTCTTAACCCGTTCGTCTGATAAATTCGTTGATTTAGCACCTCGGCCTGCACTTTCTAATAAATTACGTGCAGATGCCTTTATCAGTATTCATTTTGATTCCAGTGCGCAATCTAACCAAGCGAGTGGCACAACTACTTATTATTACTCAAATAGTAAGGACACTAGCTTAGCCAACGCGCTTAATAATCAGATTAAATCATTACCACTAACTAATCGTGGTGTTGAATACGGTAATTATCAAGTACTTCGTGATAACGAACGCCCTTCTGTTCTATTGGAAATGGGTTATATCAATTCTGATCAAGACTTTAATTACATCAGTAGTAGTAGTTATCAAGAAAAAGTGGCGGATGCCGTTTACGCTGGTTTACAAAACTATTTCAAATAA
- the cls gene encoding cardiolipin synthase, with amino-acid sequence MTTIIIIILSLILVINTIGAIITVFRQSRDIAATWAWLLVLILLPVIGFGFYLFFGKKLSAEHLYDLRTQAKLGIDERVTQQKAELRQRRKQNHHSTTPEIQSLINLFLVSNTAVLTQENKVSVLTDTTTAQERLLADMSRARDHIHLEYYAFFDDPFGHILIKTLAYKAYQGVKVRVIYDGFGSQKIPRSFFKPLEEAGGQVTPFFSSRFRLINFRLNFRNHRQLVVIDGNTAYLGNFNQHSVDTHLPVRDTRLRISGDGVLSFQSRFFMDWNAATQRQKVYYSQHYFPTSVEHGQTSMQLVSGGPDRDLPEIKLGFLKLIAAAKKRLWIQTPFFIPDDSVLAALILAINSGVTVKIMIPEKAKHSLVQHANLYYARQIVKAGGQIYLYKASAFRARTMMVDGQLSAVGTANLDIRSFKLNFETTSFLYDPALTNTLELTFQRDLKASVPLTKQQLNAQTTNQRLSQDLARLLAPIL; translated from the coding sequence ATGACGACGATTATTATCATAATTCTTAGTCTCATATTAGTAATTAATACAATCGGTGCGATCATTACCGTTTTTCGACAATCAAGAGATATTGCGGCGACTTGGGCCTGGCTACTCGTTTTAATTTTATTGCCAGTGATCGGGTTTGGTTTTTATCTCTTTTTTGGTAAGAAATTATCAGCAGAGCACCTTTATGATTTACGGACACAGGCCAAATTAGGCATTGATGAACGCGTGACGCAACAAAAAGCGGAATTACGGCAACGACGGAAGCAAAATCACCATTCTACAACGCCGGAGATTCAAAGCTTAATTAATCTCTTCCTAGTGTCTAATACAGCCGTTTTGACGCAAGAAAATAAGGTATCGGTCTTAACGGACACAACCACTGCCCAAGAGCGACTACTGGCCGATATGAGCCGTGCTCGCGATCACATCCATTTAGAATACTATGCGTTTTTCGATGATCCTTTCGGGCACATCTTAATTAAAACGCTCGCCTATAAGGCATATCAAGGGGTTAAAGTCCGCGTCATTTATGACGGCTTTGGTTCGCAAAAGATTCCACGCTCTTTTTTTAAACCATTAGAAGAAGCGGGTGGGCAAGTAACGCCCTTTTTCAGTTCGCGGTTTCGTTTGATTAATTTTCGGTTGAATTTTAGAAACCACCGCCAATTAGTCGTGATCGATGGTAACACGGCCTATCTTGGGAACTTTAACCAACATAGTGTTGATACGCATTTGCCAGTTCGAGACACGCGCTTACGAATTAGTGGCGACGGTGTTTTATCGTTTCAATCACGTTTTTTTATGGATTGGAACGCGGCAACACAACGCCAGAAGGTTTATTACAGTCAGCATTATTTCCCGACTTCTGTCGAACATGGACAAACTAGCATGCAACTTGTTTCGGGTGGCCCTGATCGCGATTTACCTGAAATTAAGCTTGGTTTTTTAAAGTTAATTGCGGCCGCTAAAAAACGGTTATGGATTCAAACCCCATTTTTTATTCCGGACGATTCCGTTTTGGCAGCATTAATACTTGCCATTAATTCTGGGGTAACGGTTAAAATTATGATTCCCGAAAAAGCGAAACATAGTTTAGTCCAACATGCTAATCTCTACTATGCTAGGCAGATTGTTAAAGCGGGCGGACAGATTTATCTATATAAAGCGAGTGCTTTTAGAGCACGGACGATGATGGTCGATGGTCAGTTATCAGCTGTGGGAACGGCTAATTTAGATATTCGTAGTTTTAAACTTAATTTTGAAACGACCAGCTTTTTATATGATCCTGCATTGACCAATACGTTAGAATTGACCTTTCAAAGGGATTTAAAAGCAAGTGTACCGCTGACTAAACAACAGTTAAATGCACAAACAACAAATCAGCGACTCTCGCAAGATTTAGCGCGACTGTTGGCGCCCATTTTATAA
- a CDS encoding amino acid ABC transporter substrate-binding protein, whose translation MMRLKRLATAGLLLGLLVSLAGCHSRQKTDSWATIERRQKVVIGIDDSFVPMTYREKNGQLTGFDVELAKAIFKGSGIQVDFQSIDWDMKETELNNQTIDLIWSGYSKTEERAKRVAFSQPYLTNHQMIVSMKKDPVNRLADLKGQNLGVQTGSSGMAQLDRKPAVLKQKIANQTPILYDTYNNAFIDLQAKRIKGILIDQVYANFEIKARANGQDFQAIESPFAAEKFAVGMRPEDQKLRRFINRRYQVLKQNGQLAKIQAKWFKE comes from the coding sequence ATGATGAGATTAAAGAGATTAGCAACAGCTGGTTTATTATTAGGCCTATTAGTCAGTCTAGCGGGCTGCCATAGCCGCCAAAAGACCGATAGTTGGGCAACGATTGAACGCCGCCAAAAAGTAGTGATTGGCATCGATGATAGCTTTGTACCGATGACTTATCGTGAAAAAAACGGGCAATTAACCGGCTTTGACGTCGAGTTAGCCAAGGCGATTTTTAAAGGTAGTGGCATCCAGGTTGATTTTCAATCGATCGATTGGGATATGAAAGAAACCGAATTGAACAATCAGACGATTGATTTAATTTGGAGTGGTTATTCTAAGACCGAAGAACGGGCCAAACGAGTGGCCTTCAGTCAACCTTATCTTACGAATCACCAGATGATTGTCTCGATGAAAAAGGATCCTGTTAATCGCTTAGCTGATTTGAAGGGCCAAAACTTAGGTGTTCAAACGGGTTCATCCGGCATGGCCCAGTTGGATCGAAAACCAGCTGTTTTAAAACAAAAAATTGCCAATCAAACGCCAATCCTATATGATACCTATAACAATGCTTTTATCGATTTACAGGCTAAGCGGATTAAAGGGATCTTAATTGATCAAGTTTATGCTAACTTTGAGATTAAAGCGCGGGCAAATGGGCAAGATTTTCAAGCGATTGAAAGTCCTTTTGCGGCTGAGAAGTTTGCGGTTGGCATGCGCCCAGAAGATCAAAAATTACGACGCTTTATTAATCGCCGGTATCAAGTCCTCAAACAAAATGGACAATTAGCGAAGATTCAAGCCAAGTGGTTTAAAGAATAG
- a CDS encoding amino acid ABC transporter ATP-binding protein, whose amino-acid sequence MFKLENINQSFKGRQILNDLNLEVETGSILAIVGPSGAGKSTLLRLISGLDQPDSGRFVIDGETYVPSAAEKGGRIGVVFQDFRLFPHLSVLENVTLAPKMVKQLAKDKANALGQQLLRQLGLSAQEAAYPFQLSGGQRQRVAIARALAMQPDILCYDEPTSALDPSLVASVAELILSLKEDGMTQIVVTHDIQFANKIADQVFELQPNEANQ is encoded by the coding sequence ATGTTTAAATTAGAAAATATTAATCAGTCATTCAAGGGTCGCCAAATTTTGAATGATTTAAATTTAGAAGTTGAAACGGGCAGTATTTTAGCAATCGTGGGTCCTAGTGGCGCCGGTAAATCGACCTTGCTCCGCTTAATCAGTGGGTTGGATCAACCAGACAGTGGCCGGTTCGTGATTGACGGTGAAACCTATGTCCCAAGTGCCGCTGAAAAAGGGGGCCGGATAGGTGTTGTCTTCCAAGATTTCCGCTTATTCCCGCATTTATCAGTGTTAGAAAACGTCACGTTAGCGCCTAAGATGGTGAAGCAATTGGCTAAGGACAAAGCGAATGCATTAGGTCAGCAATTATTACGCCAATTAGGATTAAGTGCACAAGAGGCGGCCTATCCGTTTCAATTATCAGGTGGTCAACGACAACGGGTTGCGATTGCGCGCGCGTTAGCGATGCAGCCGGATATTTTGTGCTATGACGAACCAACCAGTGCCTTAGATCCATCGTTAGTCGCTAGTGTGGCAGAATTGATTTTAAGCCTTAAGGAAGACGGCATGACCCAAATTGTTGTCACTCATGATATTCAATTTGCGAATAAAATTGCCGATCAAGTTTTTGAATTACAACCAAACGAGGCCAACCAATGA
- a CDS encoding amino acid ABC transporter permease, with protein MQYSLSILPALLSGAKMTLAIFSLTVIGAIPLGLLLSLGLLSKFKPLHYLLNLYVWLMRGTPLLLQLIFVFYGLPVIGIVFNRFDAALIAFILNYAAYFAEIFRGGFQAVDDGQIEAASVLGLTYPQTILKIIVPQTVKIVLPSVGNEVINLIKDSSLVYVIGIGDLLRAGNVASARDVNLVPLLLVGVIYLALTAICTWLLGRLEQYYRYYR; from the coding sequence ATGCAATATAGTTTATCGATTTTACCAGCGCTTTTGAGTGGCGCTAAAATGACGTTAGCCATTTTTAGTTTAACCGTGATTGGTGCCATTCCCCTGGGGTTATTATTGAGCCTTGGGTTATTATCTAAATTCAAGCCACTGCATTATTTGCTTAACCTGTATGTTTGGCTAATGCGGGGAACGCCATTGCTATTACAATTGATCTTTGTCTTTTACGGCTTACCGGTGATTGGGATTGTCTTTAATCGTTTCGACGCCGCATTAATTGCATTTATCTTGAATTACGCCGCTTACTTCGCTGAAATCTTCAGAGGGGGCTTTCAAGCGGTTGATGATGGTCAAATCGAAGCCGCATCAGTTTTAGGATTAACCTATCCCCAAACCATTTTAAAAATTATCGTGCCCCAAACGGTTAAAATCGTTTTACCGTCTGTCGGTAATGAAGTCATTAATTTGATCAAGGATTCATCATTAGTTTATGTGATTGGGATTGGCGATTTATTACGGGCAGGAAACGTTGCCAGCGCGCGTGACGTTAATTTAGTGCCATTGCTGTTAGTGGGTGTGATTTATCTCGCATTAACCGCCATTTGTACATGGTTGTTAGGCCGATTAGAACAATATTATCGTTATTACCGTTAG
- the minD gene encoding septum site-determining protein MinD, with translation MGTALVITSGKGGVGKTTSSANIGTALALLDKKVCLLDLDIGLRNLDVVLGLSNRIIYDIVDVAKGRAKLHQALIKDKRFDEKLYLLPAAQNTDKEALVPEDVTAIVTALKEEFDFVIIDCPAGIESGFKNAIAGADGAIVVATPEISSVSDADRVVGLLEETEMQIAPRLVINRIRRHMMNDGETMDVDEITKHLSVSLLGIVFDDDAVIKTSNAGEPIVLDPKNSASQGYRNIARRLLGETVPLMTLKEKKIGFWGRLFGKK, from the coding sequence ATGGGAACAGCTTTGGTCATCACATCCGGTAAAGGCGGTGTTGGTAAAACAACCTCGAGCGCTAATATTGGAACGGCGCTTGCGCTTTTGGATAAAAAAGTTTGTTTGCTTGATTTAGATATCGGTTTAAGAAATTTAGACGTCGTATTGGGATTAAGCAATCGAATCATCTATGATATCGTGGATGTTGCCAAAGGCCGTGCCAAATTACATCAAGCGTTGATTAAAGATAAACGCTTTGATGAAAAACTCTATTTATTACCAGCCGCACAAAACACGGATAAAGAAGCACTCGTACCAGAAGATGTTACAGCGATTGTGACGGCTTTAAAAGAAGAATTTGATTTTGTCATCATTGATTGCCCAGCCGGAATTGAATCAGGCTTTAAGAACGCGATTGCCGGCGCAGATGGTGCGATTGTAGTCGCAACGCCTGAGATTTCATCAGTAAGCGATGCTGATCGTGTTGTTGGTTTGCTTGAAGAAACTGAAATGCAAATCGCACCACGTTTGGTCATCAATCGCATTCGTCGTCATATGATGAACGATGGTGAAACAATGGACGTCGATGAGATTACGAAACATCTCTCAGTATCATTGTTGGGGATTGTTTTTGATGACGACGCCGTTATCAAGACATCCAATGCTGGTGAACCGATTGTCTTAGATCCTAAAAACTCGGCCAGCCAAGGTTATCGCAATATTGCCCGGCGCCTATTAGGTGAAACAGTGCCATTAATGACGTTGAAAGAAAAGAAAATCGGTTTTTGGGGTCGACTCTTTGGTAAAAAATAG
- a CDS encoding septum site-determining protein MinC: MDAVTLRGRKEGFELNIDAGADFDQALDSIVALLSKIRSEQPKLGNDKIELELTTGMRLLSEQQKKALYQTLEPFPEFDIMSIQSSVMTIEQAQIERQENSIHVEPNVIRSGQEVNYVGDVLFVGNLHQGAVIKATGSIFILGSVAGIVHAGFPDNADAIVAGNLTKAVQLRIADAVEIIDPKKTPFNSQSISYINDLHVIDYGEITDLKQINPKLYRKMEEQ, from the coding sequence ATGGATGCAGTCACGTTAAGAGGACGCAAAGAAGGATTCGAATTAAACATTGATGCTGGTGCCGATTTTGATCAAGCATTAGATTCAATTGTCGCATTATTGAGTAAAATTCGCTCAGAACAACCTAAGTTGGGTAATGATAAGATTGAACTTGAGTTAACAACTGGGATGCGTTTATTAAGTGAACAACAAAAAAAGGCGCTATATCAAACACTAGAACCATTCCCTGAGTTTGATATTATGAGTATTCAGTCTTCGGTAATGACGATTGAGCAAGCCCAAATTGAACGGCAAGAAAATAGTATTCATGTTGAACCGAATGTTATTCGGAGTGGACAAGAAGTTAACTATGTCGGTGATGTTTTATTTGTTGGTAATTTACACCAAGGGGCTGTCATCAAAGCGACGGGGAGTATTTTCATTCTAGGGTCTGTTGCAGGGATTGTGCATGCTGGTTTTCCAGATAATGCAGATGCAATCGTTGCTGGGAACCTGACGAAAGCTGTCCAACTTAGAATTGCAGATGCGGTTGAAATTATCGATCCAAAGAAAACGCCCTTTAATTCACAAAGTATCAGTTATATTAACGATTTACACGTCATCGATTACGGTGAGATAACGGATTTAAAACAAATTAATCCTAAACTATATCGTAAAATGGAGGAGCAATAA
- the mreD gene encoding rod shape-determining protein MreD — translation MGTFRLKHRYLIPIYLLVAFYLDGAISSLGEQWLYTPDHTLISRLFMLMFIMVAFVLPEETNLSWYAVGIGLLYDLYYTGMIGMYLFVLPLIIYIVRYLKQYIPDSPFFIGLVDVICLTLLEASIYIMNRLVNLTSMTPVDFISNVLAPTIALNLVFFIFLYLPLKKLLLKLKSER, via the coding sequence ATGGGGACATTTCGCTTGAAACATCGCTATTTAATCCCAATTTACTTACTAGTCGCTTTTTACCTGGATGGTGCGATTAGTTCATTAGGGGAACAATGGCTATATACGCCAGATCATACCCTAATTAGTCGGTTATTCATGTTAATGTTTATCATGGTTGCGTTTGTTCTGCCTGAAGAGACGAATTTATCATGGTATGCAGTGGGGATTGGTCTTTTGTATGATTTATATTATACGGGGATGATTGGCATGTATCTTTTTGTATTGCCACTGATTATTTATATCGTGCGTTACTTAAAACAATACATTCCAGATTCACCATTCTTTATTGGGTTAGTCGACGTTATTTGTTTAACGTTGTTGGAGGCCTCAATTTATATTATGAATCGGCTCGTTAATTTAACGAGTATGACACCAGTTGATTTCATTAGTAACGTTTTAGCACCGACAATTGCATTAAACTTAGTCTTTTTTATCTTTTTGTATTTGCCTTTAAAGAAATTATTGCTAAAATTAAAATCAGAACGATGA
- the mreC gene encoding rod shape-determining protein MreC: MQKFFSNKKLIILLVTLIVCMGFIAMSVGLRNSKKSPSFIRQFGNDVTGITNQVVSVPANGIGKGVDALTDLINTYQENKALKAQLDDLAQTKVQAQTLKEENKNLKKELNLAGTLTDYTTLNASVLSRNPDNWQNSLVINKGALAGLKKNMPVMSESGIIGRISEVNKTNAKVELVSSTGRNSNGFAAVVNTKDGKQVNGIMTGYNSDKKQLKLGQIKTDTAIAKGDKVVTSGLGGLTPKGLYLGKVASVKKDDYGLALTVYVTPAADLNNLTVVTVIKRSIEGE, translated from the coding sequence ATGCAAAAATTCTTTTCAAATAAAAAGTTAATCATTTTATTGGTGACATTAATCGTCTGCATGGGCTTTATCGCAATGTCAGTTGGCTTGCGTAATAGTAAGAAGAGTCCAAGTTTTATCCGTCAATTCGGAAACGATGTGACAGGCATTACAAACCAAGTTGTTAGTGTGCCTGCTAATGGGATTGGTAAAGGTGTCGATGCACTGACAGACTTAATTAATACTTATCAAGAAAATAAAGCCTTAAAAGCGCAATTAGATGATTTAGCACAAACTAAGGTCCAAGCACAAACTTTAAAAGAAGAAAACAAGAACTTGAAAAAAGAATTAAACTTAGCAGGGACTTTAACAGACTATACGACGCTCAATGCTTCCGTGTTGTCACGAAATCCGGATAATTGGCAGAATTCACTGGTGATCAATAAGGGTGCTCTAGCAGGCCTTAAGAAGAATATGCCAGTGATGTCTGAATCAGGCATTATCGGGCGTATTTCAGAAGTTAATAAGACCAATGCTAAGGTGGAACTCGTTTCAAGCACTGGTCGTAACAGTAATGGTTTTGCCGCAGTGGTTAATACCAAAGATGGTAAACAAGTTAACGGTATTATGACGGGCTATAATTCAGATAAAAAACAATTGAAATTAGGTCAAATTAAAACCGATACAGCGATTGCTAAAGGCGATAAAGTTGTTACTTCTGGCTTGGGTGGTTTAACACCTAAGGGACTTTATTTAGGTAAAGTAGCTTCAGTTAAAAAGGACGACTATGGTTTGGCATTAACCGTGTATGTTACGCCAGCTGCTGATCTGAATAACTTAACAGTTGTAACGGTTATCAAACGTTCGATTGAAGGTGAGTAA
- a CDS encoding rod shape-determining protein produces MFGLGTRNIGIDLGTANTLVYMDGKDIVLREPSVVAKNTQTGEVIAVGSEARDMIGRTPGNIVAIRPMKDGVIADYDTTAAMLKYFIEKTIGHSSSKPFVMVCVPSGVTEVEKRAVIDATKVAGARDAYVIEEPFAAAIGAGLPVMDPTGSMVVDIGGGTTDVATISLGGIVSSRSIRMAGDKFDDAIISYIRQNSNLLIGERTAEQIKLAIASASPERAKEVESMSVRGRDLVTGLPKTVDIKASDIAEAIKEIVTAIIDAIKETLEETSPEIAADVIDHGIVLTGGGALLKHLPEVISDATKVPVFIAQDPLDCVAVGTGESLKNIEVMKKIKISVK; encoded by the coding sequence GTGTTCGGATTAGGGACTAGAAATATTGGTATCGACTTAGGTACCGCAAACACACTTGTATATATGGACGGGAAAGACATTGTCTTAAGAGAACCCTCTGTTGTCGCCAAAAATACACAAACAGGCGAAGTCATCGCTGTCGGTTCCGAAGCACGCGACATGATCGGCCGGACACCTGGTAATATTGTAGCGATTCGTCCTATGAAAGACGGCGTTATTGCAGATTATGATACAACTGCAGCAATGCTTAAATATTTTATCGAAAAAACAATCGGCCATTCATCAAGTAAACCATTTGTAATGGTTTGTGTGCCTAGTGGTGTTACAGAAGTTGAAAAACGCGCCGTTATCGATGCCACTAAAGTTGCCGGTGCGCGTGATGCTTATGTAATTGAAGAACCTTTCGCAGCCGCAATTGGTGCAGGACTTCCTGTAATGGATCCAACTGGTAGCATGGTTGTTGATATCGGTGGTGGTACAACAGATGTTGCTACCATTTCATTAGGTGGGATTGTCTCAAGTCGTTCAATTCGAATGGCTGGCGATAAGTTTGACGACGCAATTATTTCTTACATCCGTCAAAACAGTAACCTATTAATTGGTGAACGGACAGCTGAACAAATCAAATTAGCGATTGCTTCAGCTTCACCAGAACGTGCTAAAGAAGTTGAATCAATGAGTGTTCGTGGCCGTGATTTAGTCACTGGTCTACCAAAGACTGTTGATATTAAAGCAAGTGATATTGCCGAAGCAATTAAGGAAATTGTGACAGCAATTATCGATGCTATCAAAGAAACGCTTGAAGAAACATCTCCTGAAATTGCAGCCGATGTGATTGATCACGGGATTGTTTTAACTGGTGGTGGTGCTTTATTGAAACATTTACCAGAAGTTATCTCTGATGCTACTAAAGTACCTGTCTTCATTGCCCAAGATCCATTGGACTGTGTTGCAGTCGGTACTGGTGAATCATTGAAGAATATCGAAGTCATGAAAAAAATTAAGATTAGCGTAAAATAG